One stretch of Pontiella desulfatans DNA includes these proteins:
- a CDS encoding IS4 family transposase, translated as MKKQHKHKPAGHRYTTLKQLCNLIPGHMVSSLAQKHGVDIQSRTYTPWSHVVSLLYAHFSHALGLNDVCDALQMNAAALSTIRGAVPPSRNNLSHANKIRNADMAEELYWCMMKHLMDTVPGFAKGKVRRGYLRRFSKTIHALDSTTIQLVANCMDWAKHRRRKAAAKCHLRLDLQSFLPRCAIIDTAKHHDSTMTQSLCAELKPGEIAVFDKAYNKFKHLFELTVRGVWWVGRAKDNMQYKVVRTLETTGHKRILRDEVIEMVVEASKKAYPCELRRVVALVEINGKDVEIAFITNHLEWSAWTVAELYRCRWDIEVFFKEIKQTLQLSDFLGYSANAVRWQIWMGLLVHLLMRCLAFMHGWEHSFKRQFTVVRAVLWRRWNLPALLDSYGTAKPPGRIRGAPEQAYLPGFV; from the coding sequence ATGAAAAAACAACATAAACACAAGCCAGCCGGACATAGGTATACAACCTTGAAACAATTGTGCAATCTGATTCCCGGACACATGGTGTCGAGCCTTGCGCAGAAGCATGGCGTGGACATTCAAAGCCGGACGTACACGCCGTGGAGCCATGTGGTTTCTTTGCTGTACGCCCACTTCTCCCATGCACTCGGACTCAACGATGTGTGCGACGCGCTCCAGATGAACGCGGCGGCGCTCTCTACCATCCGCGGCGCGGTTCCTCCGTCGCGTAACAACCTGAGCCACGCGAACAAGATCCGCAACGCGGACATGGCCGAAGAGCTCTACTGGTGCATGATGAAGCATCTGATGGATACAGTCCCGGGCTTCGCGAAGGGCAAGGTTCGGCGCGGATACCTCCGGCGCTTCAGCAAGACGATCCATGCGCTGGACTCGACCACGATCCAGCTCGTCGCCAACTGCATGGACTGGGCGAAGCATCGCCGCCGCAAGGCTGCGGCCAAGTGCCACCTGCGCCTCGACCTGCAAAGCTTCCTGCCCCGGTGCGCCATCATCGACACGGCGAAGCACCATGACAGCACGATGACCCAAAGCCTGTGCGCCGAGCTCAAACCCGGTGAAATCGCCGTGTTCGACAAGGCCTACAACAAGTTCAAGCATCTTTTCGAGCTGACGGTGCGCGGTGTCTGGTGGGTTGGCCGGGCGAAGGACAACATGCAGTACAAGGTGGTGCGCACCCTCGAAACCACCGGGCACAAGCGCATCCTGCGCGACGAGGTCATCGAGATGGTGGTCGAAGCATCGAAGAAAGCCTATCCGTGCGAGTTGCGCCGGGTCGTGGCGCTGGTCGAGATTAACGGCAAGGATGTCGAAATCGCCTTCATCACCAATCACCTGGAGTGGAGCGCGTGGACGGTCGCCGAACTCTACCGTTGCCGCTGGGACATCGAGGTGTTCTTCAAGGAGATCAAGCAGACGCTCCAACTCTCCGACTTCCTGGGCTACAGCGCCAACGCCGTGCGCTGGCAGATCTGGATGGGGCTGCTGGTCCACCTGCTGATGCGCTGCCTCGCGTTCATGCACGGATGGGAGCACAGCTTCAAGCGGCAGTTCACTGTTGTGCGCGCGGTGCTTTGGCGCCGGTGGAACCTGCCCGCCTTGCTGGATTCCTATGGGACAGCCAAACCGCCCGGCCGCATACGGGGTGCGCCGGAACAGGCGTATCTGCCGGGGTTTGTCTAA
- a CDS encoding uroporphyrinogen decarboxylase family protein: MMLMAMAEAFGEMPHRYASWIQQYFDALTDSDAPCVMIHDDIAKVGVDGLIMEPTTDMAYIAENYGKPHAFVGNADTRILLGGTKEEIRAEVQRCMDIGKKYPGFIMAIGNHIPANTPVENALYHNEAHEELAKR; the protein is encoded by the coding sequence ATGATGCTTATGGCCATGGCCGAGGCCTTCGGCGAAATGCCCCATCGCTATGCCTCCTGGATCCAGCAATATTTCGATGCGCTGACCGACTCCGATGCGCCATGCGTGATGATCCACGACGACATCGCCAAAGTCGGCGTCGATGGCTTAATCATGGAACCGACGACCGACATGGCCTACATCGCCGAAAACTACGGCAAGCCCCACGCCTTCGTCGGCAATGCCGACACCCGCATCCTGCTAGGCGGAACCAAGGAGGAAATCCGCGCCGAGGTGCAGCGATGCATGGATATCGGTAAAAAATACCCCGGCTTCATCATGGCCATCGGCAACCACATCCCCGCCAACACCCCGGTCGAAAACGCCCTATACCACAACGAGGCCCACGAGGAACTCGCCAAACGCTAA
- a CDS encoding AraC family transcriptional regulator, giving the protein MGWNRNLKIDTLRLGLYEAGHCRLSREWNYPRLASPFSRIYLIEEGEAVIRHSGLTHHLKKGDLHLVPCHVTADYQCPDFQTQYFVGFTTKLEIGADLFALRRCDPTLKADGTHWEIFKRLVGLLEPLAGGYGRLAHVEIPLAVSVEVRGLVLQLAAAFLRTAHEPTDVELEREGRFAPILQFVDENLQRDIALETLAELAGLTPTYFSDLFVKTIGVRPVEFINRRRIERAQLLLGSTRMTVQEVADAVGINSSAYFSRLFHRVAGIPPRRYRQLLLGEESP; this is encoded by the coding sequence ATGGGTTGGAACAGGAATCTAAAAATCGACACCCTGCGTCTGGGGCTTTATGAAGCAGGGCATTGCCGGCTCTCCCGCGAGTGGAACTATCCACGGCTCGCGAGTCCCTTTTCCCGGATTTACCTGATCGAGGAAGGCGAGGCGGTGATCCGCCATTCGGGGCTGACGCATCATTTGAAAAAAGGCGACCTGCATTTGGTTCCGTGCCATGTGACGGCGGATTACCAATGCCCGGATTTCCAAACCCAGTATTTCGTGGGCTTCACGACCAAGCTCGAGATTGGCGCCGACCTGTTTGCCCTGCGCCGATGCGATCCGACGCTCAAGGCGGATGGGACGCATTGGGAAATCTTCAAGCGGTTGGTCGGGTTGCTGGAGCCCTTGGCGGGGGGGTATGGGCGCCTTGCCCACGTGGAGATTCCCCTGGCCGTCAGTGTGGAAGTGCGCGGTTTGGTGCTCCAGCTGGCAGCGGCGTTTCTGCGGACGGCCCACGAGCCAACGGATGTTGAGCTGGAGCGGGAGGGGCGCTTTGCCCCGATCCTCCAGTTTGTGGATGAAAACCTCCAGCGCGACATCGCGCTCGAAACCCTGGCCGAGCTGGCCGGCCTGACTCCCACCTATTTTTCCGACCTCTTTGTCAAGACCATCGGCGTGCGCCCGGTGGAGTTCATTAACCGGCGGCGCATCGAACGAGCGCAGCTCCTGCTGGGTTCCACCCGGATGACCGTCCAGGAGGTTGCCGATGCGGTTGGCATCAATAGCTCGGCCTATTTTTCCCGCCTGTTCCACCGGGTGGCGGGGATCCCTCCGCGGCGATACCGCCAGTTGTTGCTTGGCGAGGAATCGCCATAA
- a CDS encoding peptidylprolyl isomerase, giving the protein MFHKFSNKKSLMVLPVAVMIMLVGCKEDEATAAPAPEPVDLAATEDLFAEPVKANPLTSDPSAVVVRVNGEDITRGEILEMMNIAMQQLGGRVPPQQMQQIQGQMYEQIKNDLITKKLIDAAVAKADVVVEDAKVTETIEQIKTRIPEGQTLDSALAAQGTTLAELTENIKNDLATRQFLDTKTTGIPEATEAEAKEYYDANPDRFQKPEAVTASHILLNFEEGETDEAKAKKKTELEAIRANIIAGTITFEDAATQHSGCPSKEQGGSLGTFGKGRMVPEFEVAAFTQEIGEVGDVVETQFGFHIIKVTERTEEGVVSYDEAKEQIVAFLSGQKKQQAVADFIKSLRDSATIEEIAM; this is encoded by the coding sequence ATGTTCCACAAATTTTCGAACAAGAAGTCACTCATGGTGCTTCCCGTTGCGGTAATGATCATGCTGGTCGGCTGCAAGGAAGACGAAGCAACCGCCGCCCCCGCCCCGGAACCCGTAGACTTGGCGGCGACCGAGGATCTCTTCGCGGAGCCGGTTAAGGCCAACCCGCTGACCTCCGATCCAAGCGCAGTCGTTGTACGCGTTAATGGCGAAGACATCACCCGCGGCGAAATCCTGGAAATGATGAATATCGCCATGCAGCAGCTGGGCGGACGTGTCCCCCCGCAGCAGATGCAGCAGATCCAGGGTCAGATGTACGAACAGATCAAGAACGACCTCATCACCAAGAAGCTCATCGACGCGGCGGTTGCCAAGGCCGACGTTGTGGTTGAAGATGCCAAGGTTACCGAAACCATCGAGCAGATCAAAACCCGCATCCCCGAAGGGCAGACGCTCGACAGTGCCCTGGCCGCACAGGGAACCACGCTTGCGGAACTAACCGAAAACATCAAGAACGACCTGGCCACCCGCCAATTCCTCGACACCAAGACGACCGGCATCCCGGAAGCCACCGAAGCGGAGGCCAAGGAATACTACGATGCCAACCCCGACCGCTTCCAGAAGCCGGAGGCCGTTACGGCAAGCCACATTCTGCTGAACTTCGAAGAAGGCGAAACCGACGAAGCAAAAGCAAAGAAGAAGACCGAACTCGAAGCCATCCGTGCAAACATCATCGCCGGCACCATCACCTTCGAAGATGCGGCCACCCAGCACTCTGGCTGCCCGAGCAAGGAGCAGGGCGGCTCACTCGGCACCTTCGGCAAAGGCCGTATGGTTCCCGAGTTTGAAGTGGCCGCCTTCACCCAGGAAATCGGCGAAGTCGGCGACGTGGTGGAAACCCAGTTCGGCTTCCACATCATCAAGGTAACCGAGCGCACCGAAGAAGGCGTTGTTTCCTACGACGAAGCCAAGGAACAGATTGTTGCCTTCCTGAGCGGGCAGAAAAAGCAACAGGCCGTTGCCGACTTCATCAAGAGCCTGCGCGACAGTGCCACCATCGAAGAAATCGCAATGTAG
- a CDS encoding YkgJ family cysteine cluster protein: MVNQEILDRFKCSGCGECCRWTGSVLLTKADIPRMASLLGTSEQEFIDAHTRLAPNRKQLALLDQSDGSCAFLQGDRCSIYEARPEQCRTFPFAWSVREGCPELDKLLAEQKNIEQHAGNP, encoded by the coding sequence ATGGTAAACCAGGAAATCCTAGATCGTTTCAAATGCTCCGGCTGCGGCGAATGCTGTCGATGGACCGGATCGGTGCTGCTGACCAAGGCCGACATTCCCAGAATGGCGTCCCTGTTGGGGACGTCCGAACAGGAGTTCATCGATGCGCATACCCGTTTGGCACCCAACCGGAAGCAATTGGCCTTGCTGGACCAATCCGATGGAAGCTGTGCATTCCTGCAAGGGGATCGTTGCTCGATCTACGAGGCCCGACCCGAACAGTGCCGAACCTTCCCCTTCGCCTGGAGCGTGCGCGAGGGATGCCCCGAGCTCGACAAACTCCTGGCCGAACAGAAAAACATTGAACAACACGCCGGGAACCCCTAG
- the fabZ gene encoding 3-hydroxyacyl-ACP dehydratase FabZ — protein sequence MSVMNVNEIMKILPHRYPFLMVDRIVEMDMEACTVVGIKNLTMNEEFFQGHFPGNPVMPGVLQMEAMAQVAGIMLNSREGNEGKTAYFMSMNKVKFRKMVIPGDQLRIEIEVIRMRSKIATVQGKAYVDGAVVSEAELTFGYVA from the coding sequence ATGTCTGTAATGAACGTAAATGAAATTATGAAGATTCTTCCCCACCGCTATCCGTTCCTGATGGTCGACCGCATCGTCGAGATGGATATGGAGGCCTGCACGGTGGTGGGCATCAAGAATCTCACCATGAACGAGGAATTCTTCCAGGGCCATTTCCCCGGCAACCCGGTCATGCCCGGCGTATTGCAGATGGAAGCCATGGCCCAGGTGGCGGGCATCATGCTCAATTCCCGTGAAGGCAACGAAGGCAAGACCGCCTACTTCATGTCGATGAACAAGGTGAAGTTCCGCAAGATGGTGATTCCCGGCGACCAACTGCGCATCGAGATCGAGGTCATCCGCATGCGTTCGAAAATCGCTACGGTGCAGGGCAAGGCCTATGTGGATGGCGCCGTTGTCAGCGAAGCAGAGCTCACCTTCGGATACGTTGCATAG
- the lpxA gene encoding acyl-ACP--UDP-N-acetylglucosamine O-acyltransferase, producing MAKIHPTAIVAEGAQLADDVIVGPFCTVSDQAVIGSGTELVSHVVIEGNTTLGCGNRVSPFAVLGGKTQDLKFKGGTPGVRIGNNNTIREYVTINAATNDGDYTTVGNDCHILAYSHIAHCCHIGNSVVIVNACQIAGHVVIEDMATIEGSVGIVQFIRVGSMAYVGAMSKITKDVPPYMIGHGDPLEIRSFNRIGMERRGVDEAGRKAIKEAYRILYRQEGPVADALDKIEAEVEQTAEIKHLLEFCRASENGIAR from the coding sequence ATGGCGAAAATCCACCCAACGGCCATTGTGGCAGAAGGCGCGCAACTTGCGGACGACGTGATCGTCGGCCCGTTCTGCACGGTAAGCGACCAGGCGGTGATTGGCTCGGGCACCGAGCTGGTCTCGCACGTGGTGATCGAAGGCAACACGACGCTCGGTTGCGGAAACCGCGTTTCCCCGTTCGCCGTGCTTGGCGGAAAGACGCAGGACCTTAAGTTCAAGGGCGGAACCCCGGGCGTTAGGATTGGCAACAACAACACCATCCGTGAATATGTCACCATCAACGCGGCAACCAACGATGGCGACTACACCACGGTCGGCAATGATTGCCATATTCTGGCCTATTCGCATATCGCCCATTGCTGCCACATTGGCAACAGCGTGGTCATTGTCAACGCCTGCCAGATTGCCGGGCATGTGGTGATCGAGGATATGGCCACGATCGAGGGATCGGTCGGCATTGTCCAGTTCATCCGCGTTGGTTCCATGGCCTATGTGGGGGCCATGTCGAAGATCACCAAGGACGTTCCGCCCTACATGATTGGCCATGGCGATCCGCTCGAAATCCGCAGCTTCAACCGCATCGGCATGGAGCGCCGCGGCGTGGACGAGGCCGGGCGCAAGGCCATCAAGGAAGCCTACCGCATCCTCTACCGCCAGGAAGGCCCCGTTGCCGACGCCCTCGACAAGATCGAGGCCGAGGTTGAACAGACGGCGGAGATCAAGCATCTGCTCGAATTCTGCCGCGCCTCCGAGAACGGAATCGCCCGCTAG
- a CDS encoding type II secretion system protein GspG, whose amino-acid sequence MTARTPRREDLFSLFLGVFAVKHPGRAERGLGASRKGFTILELLAVMAIIAVLAGIGATGMRLARRQAKESRAKADIETLRNALNEYRVEFGFYPEADDTFSNMVAALRAEQQKVMADAVGELPYVDPWQHPYMYYRDSEPTNRFRYSIWSMGQDTNSAADDINPAQSGY is encoded by the coding sequence ATGACCGCTAGGACACCACGTCGCGAAGATTTGTTTTCTTTGTTTCTTGGCGTCTTTGCGGTCAAACACCCCGGAAGGGCAGAGCGCGGACTTGGAGCTTCCCGCAAAGGTTTCACCATTCTCGAGCTGCTGGCGGTGATGGCCATCATCGCCGTCCTGGCCGGCATCGGCGCAACGGGCATGCGCCTGGCGCGCCGCCAGGCCAAGGAGAGCCGCGCCAAGGCCGATATCGAAACCCTGCGCAACGCCCTCAACGAATACCGCGTGGAGTTTGGCTTCTATCCCGAGGCCGACGACACCTTCTCCAACATGGTGGCCGCACTCAGGGCCGAACAGCAAAAGGTGATGGCCGATGCCGTCGGCGAGTTGCCTTATGTGGACCCGTGGCAGCATCCCTACATGTATTACCGCGATAGCGAGCCAACCAACCGCTTCCGTTACAGCATCTGGTCGATGGGGCAGGATACCAATTCCGCGGCCGACGACATCAATCCCGCCCAATCCGGCTATTGA
- a CDS encoding type II secretion system protein, whose product MKKHAFTLIELLVVIVILGILVTLGSKGIRNARLSAKKAQAMVEMKAIETAIMAYQSKYGKLPVPVENQGADEEDVEFDAVFSTDTILALGGDTTMNPAGIVFLEPQGVSSNGVFQDPWGEQYLIFMDTNYDGELPVGFGELDLVVRRKLAILSVGLYNLKKEPTESDIITSW is encoded by the coding sequence ATGAAAAAGCATGCATTCACGTTGATCGAGTTGCTGGTGGTGATCGTTATCCTCGGCATCCTCGTCACCCTCGGTTCAAAAGGGATCCGCAATGCCCGCCTGAGTGCCAAGAAGGCGCAGGCTATGGTGGAGATGAAGGCCATCGAAACCGCCATCATGGCCTACCAAAGCAAATACGGAAAGCTTCCGGTTCCCGTTGAAAACCAAGGCGCGGATGAAGAGGATGTGGAGTTCGATGCCGTTTTCAGCACCGATACCATCCTGGCGCTCGGCGGGGATACCACGATGAATCCTGCGGGGATCGTCTTCCTTGAACCCCAGGGTGTTTCCTCGAACGGGGTCTTCCAGGATCCGTGGGGCGAGCAATATCTCATCTTCATGGACACCAACTACGATGGAGAGCTTCCCGTGGGTTTCGGGGAGCTGGATCTGGTTGTCCGCCGTAAGCTGGCCATCCTTTCGGTCGGTCTATACAACTTGAAAAAAGAGCCAACCGAGAGCGATATTATCACGAGTTGGTGA
- a CDS encoding DegQ family serine endoprotease: MCGGRYVLVGLLSVSLFATVPVDAGKSDVLRETGSAFSEIAKQALPAVVFIDVETTVEVPRYHSRNPLEQFFGRGYRGYQQEEPETQKYHQQGQGSGFIISKDGYILTNNHVVNDADRITVTLGDGREFDAKLIGADPKTEVALIKIEDGDELPVIELGDSDALDVGEWVLAAGNPFGLSQTITAGIVSAKGRDEVGIAEYGSFIQTDAAINPGNSGGPLLDIDGKAIGINTAIYTRTGGYMGIGFAIPINQAITIKDQLIKHGKVSRSVLGVYIQEVDEDLAKSFGLEETGGILINQVLEESAAAEAGLKEGDIVVEMNGSKVEKLSVFRSRVASTPPNSKLDLKVFRNGKYKNISAITKEMEGEEGAVAAEGGSERYDKLGATVESLESEAARRLGYEDLEGVLVTEVEQGSPAWRAGLQPGQVITSVDRQPVESVREFKEMLAQSESGKILFLVTDGRSSRFVVATIEDD, translated from the coding sequence ATGTGTGGTGGTAGATATGTTTTGGTTGGTTTGCTGTCGGTGTCCCTGTTTGCGACCGTCCCGGTCGATGCCGGGAAGAGCGATGTGCTGCGGGAGACCGGCAGCGCATTTTCGGAGATTGCGAAGCAGGCCTTGCCCGCCGTTGTGTTCATCGATGTGGAGACCACGGTCGAGGTGCCCCGCTACCATTCCCGGAATCCCTTGGAACAATTCTTTGGCCGCGGCTACCGGGGCTATCAGCAGGAAGAACCCGAAACTCAGAAATACCACCAGCAGGGGCAGGGCTCTGGTTTCATCATTTCCAAGGATGGCTACATCCTCACCAACAACCATGTGGTCAACGATGCCGACCGCATCACCGTCACCCTCGGTGACGGCCGCGAGTTCGATGCCAAGCTGATCGGGGCCGATCCCAAGACGGAGGTGGCGCTCATCAAGATCGAGGATGGCGACGAGCTTCCGGTCATCGAGCTGGGCGACTCCGACGCGCTCGACGTGGGCGAGTGGGTGCTGGCCGCCGGCAATCCGTTCGGCCTCTCGCAAACCATCACCGCCGGCATCGTCAGCGCCAAGGGGCGCGATGAAGTGGGCATTGCCGAATACGGCAGTTTCATCCAGACCGACGCCGCCATCAACCCCGGCAACTCCGGCGGCCCCTTGCTGGACATCGATGGCAAGGCCATCGGCATCAATACCGCGATCTATACCCGCACCGGCGGCTACATGGGGATCGGTTTCGCCATTCCGATCAACCAGGCCATCACGATCAAGGACCAGCTCATCAAGCATGGCAAGGTGTCGCGCAGCGTGCTCGGCGTCTACATCCAGGAAGTGGACGAAGACCTCGCCAAGAGCTTCGGGCTCGAGGAGACCGGCGGCATCCTGATCAACCAGGTGCTCGAGGAATCCGCCGCCGCCGAAGCCGGCCTCAAAGAGGGCGACATCGTCGTCGAAATGAATGGCAGCAAGGTGGAAAAACTCAGTGTGTTCCGCAGCCGCGTGGCCTCCACTCCGCCGAACTCCAAGCTCGACCTGAAGGTTTTCCGCAACGGGAAATACAAGAATATTTCCGCCATCACCAAGGAGATGGAAGGCGAAGAGGGGGCCGTTGCTGCGGAGGGCGGGTCGGAACGTTACGACAAGCTGGGGGCCACCGTTGAAAGCCTTGAAAGCGAAGCCGCCCGCAGGCTCGGCTATGAGGATCTCGAAGGGGTGCTCGTTACGGAAGTGGAACAGGGTAGCCCCGCGTGGCGCGCCGGCCTGCAACCCGGGCAGGTCATCACCAGCGTCGACCGCCAGCCCGTTGAAAGCGTCCGCGAATTCAAGGAAATGCTCGCCCAATCCGAATCAGGAAAAATCCTCTTCCTCGTAACCGACGGCCGCAGCTCCCGCTTCGTCGTCGCCACCATCGAAGACGACTAA
- a CDS encoding uridine kinase family protein, which yields MNVQTVEELNEVIRTGRIGEYIHAEEERKLAEIRAIADRVAQKNHQLKWIWLAGPSSAGKTTFTRRLAAELNHQGVKTHVISLDNYFVNRELTPKNPKGEYDYEHIEAIDLPLLERHLDKLGNGNPIEMPHFKFLHGKREFRGEIIRLEPDELALIEGIHGLNPRITSFVNPAQAFKVYIGARTTLMKDVDTRISSTNHRMMRRMIRDHNYRGNPVEKTFTLWPSVRAGEDQWIFPFQPLADQEYNSALGYEIPVLKPLVEPLLHSLPTSHPGQNKAQELLEFLGHFEAIDASLVPEDSILQEFIETPH from the coding sequence ATGAATGTGCAGACGGTTGAAGAGTTGAACGAGGTGATCCGGACGGGGCGGATCGGGGAATACATCCACGCAGAGGAAGAGCGCAAGCTGGCGGAAATCCGGGCAATCGCGGATCGGGTTGCGCAGAAGAACCACCAGCTAAAGTGGATCTGGCTGGCGGGGCCTTCGTCGGCGGGCAAAACCACCTTCACCAGGCGGTTGGCGGCGGAGCTGAACCACCAGGGCGTGAAGACGCACGTGATCAGCCTGGACAACTATTTCGTCAACCGCGAGCTGACGCCCAAGAATCCCAAGGGCGAATACGACTATGAGCATATCGAGGCGATCGACCTCCCCCTGCTGGAGCGCCATCTGGACAAGCTGGGCAATGGCAACCCTATCGAGATGCCGCATTTCAAATTCCTGCATGGCAAAAGGGAGTTCCGAGGGGAAATCATCCGCCTCGAACCGGATGAGCTGGCGCTGATCGAGGGCATCCACGGGTTGAACCCGCGCATCACGTCGTTCGTGAACCCGGCCCAGGCTTTCAAGGTTTATATCGGCGCACGCACGACGTTGATGAAGGATGTCGACACACGGATCTCCAGCACGAACCACCGCATGATGCGCCGCATGATCCGCGACCACAACTACCGCGGCAACCCGGTGGAAAAAACTTTTACGCTGTGGCCCTCGGTACGGGCCGGCGAAGACCAGTGGATCTTTCCGTTCCAGCCCTTGGCCGACCAGGAATACAACTCGGCGCTGGGCTACGAAATCCCCGTGCTGAAGCCCCTGGTGGAACCCTTGCTCCACTCCCTTCCAACCTCGCACCCCGGGCAAAACAAAGCCCAGGAACTGCTGGAGTTCCTGGGTCATTTCGAAGCAATCGATGCGTCACTCGTCCCGGAGGATTCCATCCTCCAGGAATTTATCGAGACACCGCATTAG
- a CDS encoding lipocalin family protein has translation MTIMILTVSVALFGCGGDDDEGGGSDDQDWVVGSWKSTNEAQPGDNTGWYVLNTFRFGGTFTFNEFERGYMEESGSGTYKTSGDQLIVTLDGGRTMSWTILNDDTMTWVDYGVTYTARRY, from the coding sequence ATGACAATCATGATTTTAACTGTGTCGGTAGCGCTTTTCGGTTGCGGTGGAGATGATGATGAGGGGGGAGGAAGTGACGATCAAGACTGGGTTGTTGGGTCTTGGAAGTCAACAAATGAGGCTCAGCCAGGCGATAATACGGGGTGGTATGTTTTAAACACATTTAGATTTGGAGGGACTTTCACTTTCAACGAATTTGAACGGGGTTATATGGAAGAGAGCGGTTCTGGCACATACAAAACATCAGGCGACCAGTTGATCGTGACATTAGATGGTGGCCGCACCATGAGCTGGACGATTTTAAATGATGACACTATGACATGGGTTGATTATGGAGTCACCTATACCGCACGAAGATATTGA
- a CDS encoding fibronectin type III domain-containing protein, whose product MGFWRPMNPVAAVAAVGGGRAGTGGEGGHGGGSAYAIFLWNNGAGGLIEDCSVIPGSRGSYGVGGSGGNGGGYGSGGTRGNAADDGYYGGYGGRGGYGGAGGAGGNGAYGVRYAVGLQGGSSPAFLGTMAGCSVNGDETFGSLPDLPPVPVNVAATDGDYNDKVAVSWTSVAEATSYQIYRSTTNDSATAGAPIGSSPIPSYEDSLSAAGVTYYYWVKSVGVGGTSDFSEPDSGFSALELIAGAGPNGSISPTGTVVVSYGGSTNFVITAEPYFHIEEVKTNDVSVGAVSGVLWSNIVAPGTIHATFAPDLATNNVPHWWLASFGYTNDFDQAALGNQDGDTLLTWEEYFQGTSPNDEDTDNDTVFDGMEVALADLGFVNGVSDTNLLALIQNYADVLGVFTSAELNAAIAQGEANVTNAPGSYGLYTPEALLDLGVGDIGLQVSNGVAELSVQLWQSEDLNIWTNAGGEVEWQLPVDAEKKFYRVRAEP is encoded by the coding sequence ATGGGCTTTTGGCGGCCGATGAATCCGGTGGCGGCGGTGGCGGCGGTGGGCGGCGGGCGGGCGGGTACCGGGGGCGAAGGCGGTCATGGCGGCGGCAGCGCATATGCAATTTTCCTGTGGAACAATGGAGCCGGTGGCCTGATTGAGGACTGCTCAGTGATTCCCGGTAGCCGAGGAAGCTATGGTGTCGGAGGGTCTGGCGGAAACGGGGGAGGCTACGGTAGCGGCGGCACCCGGGGCAATGCGGCGGATGATGGTTACTACGGTGGTTATGGAGGCCGTGGAGGTTATGGTGGAGCCGGTGGTGCTGGTGGTAATGGCGCGTATGGCGTTCGATATGCGGTTGGTCTTCAGGGTGGTTCCAGTCCGGCCTTTTTGGGAACCATGGCCGGTTGTTCGGTAAACGGCGACGAAACCTTTGGTTCGCTTCCCGACCTGCCACCGGTTCCGGTAAATGTGGCTGCAACCGATGGAGATTATAACGACAAGGTCGCCGTTTCATGGACATCGGTAGCCGAGGCCACGAGCTACCAAATCTATCGCAGCACGACCAACGACTCGGCAACGGCCGGGGCCCCGATAGGCTCTTCGCCAATCCCGTCATACGAAGATTCACTATCCGCCGCAGGAGTGACCTACTACTATTGGGTTAAATCGGTCGGCGTCGGAGGAACCAGCGATTTCAGCGAACCCGATTCGGGATTCAGCGCGCTGGAGCTGATCGCGGGCGCAGGCCCCAACGGATCAATTTCTCCCACAGGCACGGTCGTCGTAAGCTATGGCGGTTCAACCAACTTTGTGATCACGGCCGAACCCTATTTCCATATTGAAGAGGTGAAGACCAACGATGTTTCCGTGGGGGCGGTATCCGGAGTGCTCTGGTCGAATATCGTTGCGCCGGGAACGATCCATGCAACCTTCGCGCCGGATCTGGCCACGAACAACGTTCCGCATTGGTGGCTGGCCTCGTTTGGCTATACCAACGATTTCGACCAAGCGGCACTGGGCAATCAGGATGGGGACACGCTACTCACTTGGGAGGAATATTTCCAGGGAACCAGCCCCAACGACGAGGATACCGATAACGACACGGTCTTCGACGGCATGGAGGTCGCGTTGGCGGATCTCGGTTTTGTGAACGGGGTCTCCGATACAAACCTACTGGCGCTCATCCAGAACTATGCGGATGTGCTCGGGGTCTTTACCTCAGCCGAGCTCAATGCGGCCATCGCGCAGGGCGAGGCGAACGTGACGAACGCGCCCGGCAGCTATGGGCTCTACACCCCCGAAGCCTTGCTGGATCTCGGGGTCGGGGATATCGGGCTCCAGGTCAGCAACGGCGTCGCGGAGCTTTCCGTGCAACTCTGGCAGTCGGAGGATCTCAACATCTGGACGAATGCCGGCGGCGAGGTCGAGTGGCAGCTGCCGGTTGATGCGGAGAAGAAATTCTACCGCGTCCGCGCCGAGCCTTAG